The Mauremys reevesii isolate NIE-2019 linkage group 1, ASM1616193v1, whole genome shotgun sequence genome segment ACTTCCTGCCTGTCCATTTTTTCTTGGGTAAGGTGGCCAGAATGTGCATTCCACTACATACAGGTTGGACAGTCAGGGgtagtctagataatactaagtcctgccataagtgcaggggactggactagaagacctctcgaggttccttccagtcctgtgattctatgggAGTTCTGTAAGCTTGGTCACTTGGAATGGCAGCTGTCCGAAAAGCTTTGTCTACACAACCAGAACAGTTCAACAGAAACTATTCAACATTGTCATGTCTAAACTGGGGTTGGTACATTTGGAGCAACCTCCATGTGTGGGGAAAAATCACATTACAGCAAATTTTAATAAACCCAGCCTTTATGGAGGGAAAGCACAGATTTTTATATTAACCTTATTATAATGCTGCTTAGTCTAATGCCCACAGCATGGCTAAAATATTATTAACCATTTCAGCAGTTACAGAGTCCTTGTCCCCTTTGTTCCCCCATACTTTTTCTGTAGACAGGAGAAATAAGACAAGACTGTCTAAACTTACCAAcaaactttttcttctttttttttaggTGAATATTTTAGAACAGGAGAATTTGCAGACCAATCTCAGGAAAGCCTAAGCTCCTCATCACTGAGAAGAAAGCTTTTTTTAGATGAGAATGGAAGTGTATCTGAGTGTTTGTCTCTTTCTCCACAAAGCCCTTGTAATAATCCACCAGCATCACTTGGAGTGCTGTGTTCAATAGATATTTCTCCAGCCCGGTGCAGAAGCCCTGTGGAAACATCTAGTTCGGTAAGAAGGCTTTTCAGTTTCTTTGTGTATGTACTATTTAGCTGGTACACGTGAAATTCTTGAAAGCaccaaaaacaacgaggagtccggtggcaccttaaagactaacaggtttatttgggcataagcttttgtgtgtggtttaaaaaaaacaaaaaacccacttcttcagatgcaacattTTTTAccgatgaaagcttatgcccaaataaatctgttagtctttaaggtgccaccagactcctcattgtttttgtggatatagactaacacggctacccctctgattctaaaGCAGCAGAACCACTTCTGAGTGTCTGATCAGATTTCACCAGCTGAAGTGCCACTTTTGAGTAGTTTATATAACTGAAGTAATTAAAGAGTGGTGTTAATACTATGGGTCCTGGTCAAATTCCAATTTTGGAACTAAATTGTGCCTAAGTAAAACGTTGTTTTTTAACTTCAATTTTATGCTTTTCTTTCACTATCAAATTGTTGTGTAGTCCTGATATTCACTGTTGAAGAGCTGCTATTTTCTCTGCCCAATGATATTTGTGTCTGAATGATATTGACATGAGAGAATGAGAGGTAATGATTCGAATATGAGTAGCTTGTGAAGTCTCTTTGATCTTTTGATTTAGGATGCATTTTACAGAAAGACTATATTGGCTGAGATCATATTGCAGCCATGCCTTCATAAACTCATGAAGTTTGCATACCAAAAATATCATGTTAGTCCTTGGCTTGATTAGTACCTAAACACCATTTGGTGTATATAATTTCTCTAGTTGCTGTCCCTTAAATTTATCTGCAAAGGTGAAAGATTTGTGTAGTCCGTcgtgtcccccccacccctcccggaaTGGTATAAATGACCCAATGTACCTAAAAGGGGATTGTTCTatgcttgtttaaaaaaccaaacactttGGAAATATTGGGAATGTAAAATCTAGTCTTCCCTGAGTTTGCAGAGAACTCCTTGGTCTGAGTGAAGTTGTGAGATTTCTTTAACCCTTAATTGAAAGGGAAGTGTTGAATGTTAAAGATTCATTCTCCAAACAATTGTTAACAAAAAGTTAACAATCTGAATAAAAATCATATCCTTTCTCAACCAaggtttgcttgcttgcttggcGTATATCCTAAACCTACTAATTCTCTAGTAATCCATAGCATTTCTGGGGAAAGtagtcaaaacatttttttaattaaaaaaaaaagcagaatgaTGAAAACTTTACATATATTTATATGTAGTTAGGGCTTTTGGTTTTTTGGGGGCGGTATTTGTAGCAATTTTCAAGTTTTATGTAGATCTATAAAATATAGGGGGAGATTCAGGGTTTTCTGCTTATGTATACTGTAACAAGTAATCTCATTGTAATGTGTGCTTTAATGTCATATGTTTCAAACAACATGACTTGAAAGCACCCTAGGGAACCTTAATTACACACCAGCAGGATCTACATGGACCAGTTAATATGCAGCATGTTTAGTGCGCTTTAGAAATCTCTCCCCTATAGTCTGCATTActtctctgtgtagacaagccttagaTACAAGTAACCATTTGTGGTGTTTTTCTGGTATTCAGTGGATGAACCCCaatttctctttcctcccccactcaTTTGTATCAAGAATAAAACCAGAAAAAAATCAGAAGCCCTATACATAATAAAGCAAAAAAGgcacaaacctttttttttttttacacttaaaGTAAAATAAGTATTTTCCTTGAAAGGATGATGATGTATTACAGAACTGCAACGTTTACAGTGCTGTTTACTCATTTGTGATCTTTGTTCAGAACTCTCAGATGTGGGAATGTAAAATACAGATGCACCTCTGGCATGCTATAATACACAGGTGAATTGGAAGTCCCTTAAAGTGAACTATCATCAATTTCTTGAGCCATCAGTTTCCAACACAAACTTACTTTAAATGAGACattcagccagccaggagcatatTATACTTGATGAAGACAAGatcacaactaaggcacaaatgtCTGAACGTGGTTTTTCTTAGCTCCAACTCACAGTTTCTGATGATGTTATGCAAATTGCTACTTCCTGCTGAGGATAGGTCTACACAAAAGACATTTGCTGGCATAGTTATGTTAGTCAGAGGTGCTGTGTGTGTGGTTTCTGACCATTATAGCTGTATTGGCAAAAACACTGAGTGTACATGCAGTTATACCTCCAAAACTCTGCTTTTGCCAGTAGAATTTATTTTGTTAGCGGGGCTAGAATAAGCTATTTTGGCAAAACCGCAATTTCACCAGTAAATGTGTCCACACAATTACTACTTTACCAATATAATATACTGGTTATACCTATGGCAGCAAACTGTTCCTACTGTAGACTTGGCCTGAGATAAGAGCACAGCTTCTTTTGACTCTCAAAGTTATGTGCTTCAGATAGTGTGGATTCCGTTAAAATATCCAACAGTGGCAGTGTGCAGGCTACTCAGTCACTGCATTGGGGGCAACATTCCATTCTGCTTTGGGGTATCTGCCATTTGGGAGATGAAACATTGTAGGTGTAACAATAATACAAATACTAAACAGTAATTCGGGTGTTGATTAGGAAAATCCTTATTCAGTAGTCTGGCTGCTGGTAGTCCTAATATGATTGATAACATAATCTTAATTAGTACTCTTTGGAAGCACTGGATTTCCTATGAGGCATCATGAAATCCAATTGGAGAATTTCAAGTGGACTATTCAAGCAGTGAAATGCTTGATTGAGAGTGTCAATGAAGCAGGAATAGAATTATTTTCCCAGTAGCACTGTATTTTCAAGTCTACAAATTTGTATATCAGTCTATAAATTTATATTATGTAAAAGCTAACTCTTACTCTTTGTTGTTAAAGGGTCAGTTTTCTTCCAGTCCTATTCAGGGAGGTACGAGGGCATACAGTCTGGGAAGCATTACCAGTCCCACATTTCCAGAGAGGTCCCCTGCAAATATCGCTTCCCCTACTTTTTCTCCAATTGCTTTTCAGATAAGAAAGACACCGTTGTCAGGTATGGTTTGACTGTATATACAGTCTCCTTTCATGCAGCTTATATTTCTTGTGAAGAAAAACTGATCTAGAGGCAGGTACTTGGCTTGATAGTCCAGTGGTCTCATCTAATATGGCAGATGGCATGTTTAGCAGTAAAGTATCATCAATGTAAATGTATAAAATGTTTACCTGAACAGAATTACTTAAAGTGCAAAAAATAAATTAGTGGGAAAAGGAATCATGAAAACTCACAGTATGAAATAAAGGGGAGCCATATGATTGGAGGAGGAGAGTTTTTTGTTTGAAGTTATGTATCAAAAATAAGATAAGCAGTCAGAATTGTGATTTAATTAAAAAAGTTCAGGTGGAAGTagtaggaaaaactattttaataGGGTTAGTGTCTTACATTTGAGCCCTGATCCCCATAACTAGATTAAGCTGAGATGAAATGAATTCACTAGTTTAGAAACCTAGTGGATGCTTATCCATATCGGACTCCGTAATCTGTTGCAATTTGGCAGTATTGGTAGTCTGTGTTCTGTAAAAACTTAGTCTATTTGCATAGCTGATTCAGTCAGAACCTGCTGTCAGATACTTCGgcaaagttatgtataaagactGAATAGCTACTTTCCACTCTGTGCCTGATTGTAATAAGTTCTGATAATTTTCACCCTCAAAAAGCTTCTGTAGAACTAATGTGTTCTAAGAAATCTACAGTACTTGCCTAGTATGAATATTAGATTATTGGACTGGGAGCATTTTGGGGTAAGGACTGTTCATTTTGACACATTTTGGTACTGCCATTTGAAAACCCGGTCTCTGCTGTAGCAGACCCGTTAGAGAGAGGAAATCTTTAGGTAAGCAGGATTAAAATTTGAAAGTATGATGGCTAAACGTGTGTGCAACAAGTAGAACCTTTACAAATAGTTGTATCAAATGCCTTTACTGCCAGGATATGATACTCAAGGGCATCACCACCTAGTGTCACTAGAACAATTACAGCCACTTCTGGTCCTAGGATTTAGACTGTTAGCTTTTCCTCCATCTGAAATCTAATTAATTGAATTATTCTGTTTTTACTAtggacagaacaaaggaagttgACTTTTCGTTCTCCCGATGTTCCTTCTGCACCAGTCTCAAACAGAATGACACCCCCAAGTACTAGAAGTCCTTATATAGATGGCTGTTCTCCAATTAAAAATTGCTCTCCTATGAGACTTGGAGCATGCAGAGGGACTGCACAGTATCAAACTTCCCTCATTAGGATACCATTTACCCTTGAAAATCACAACGAAGAGGCAGAAGACAAAGAGAATGCCCTACCTGCAGAAGTTCTGTTACCACAGATGGACACTGGAGTAAATTTACAGCAGCAGGATGGTGATACTTTTGCACATGGTACACATTTAGTTGTGGCGACTGTATCCATTTCACCAGATCACTCTGAAGCTTGTGAACAAGGACTGGCATCGTTGCAGGATATAGaaggtttaaaagaaaataatactGTTGATATGGTTGATTCAGTTGAGGTGTCAGATGAGAACACTTGGGTTAAGGAATGTGTTGGTACTGGCAGTATGCCAATGACCAGCTTCATGACAGGAATTACTTTCAGTATTGAAAGCTCTCACATGTGCATATCGCCTCTTGCAGAAAGCAGTGTAATTCCTTGTGACAGCAGTAGTATTCAGGTaagagtttttgttttatttaaataatttagtaAATTATACTCCAAGTTTAATCTCTCTGTTTTCACATTTGTCCCTCTACCATTCTGGATATACTTTCTGTCACCTCTTATCTGATGGGGTGTAAACATTGAATTGTGTTACTTAAAGCTTTTTCCATATGACTGGCAACACAGCAATTCAAGGAAATATTTATGCTACCACAGTAGTAAATTTGGATTAATCCCAAAGTACTTTGATTCTGGTTGACCCATTTACCATCTTCTCTTGTTTCTAATTAATCTGCTGCAGTTAACTAAGTTATTACATAATGCAGCCT includes the following:
- the BORA gene encoding protein aurora borealis isoform X1; protein product: MGDAKETKMQITPKTPGRATVLNPFESPSDYYSLQEQIVSSPSVFKSTKSSSTPGKFRWSIDQLALINPVEIDSEDIRRQAMYLSHARIDKEMEDKRQKAIEEFFTKSLIVPSPWTDHEGKQVSQFHSTKCIDLNNISPIGRQLTVQPGKSNAACQTVLSLPVDFNLEKILGEYFRTGEFADQSQESLSSSSLRRKLFLDENGSVSECLSLSPQSPCNNPPASLGVLCSIDISPARCRSPVETSSSGQFSSSPIQGGTRAYSLGSITSPTFPERSPANIASPTFSPIAFQIRKTPLSEQRKLTFRSPDVPSAPVSNRMTPPSTRSPYIDGCSPIKNCSPMRLGACRGTAQYQTSLIRIPFTLENHNEEAEDKENALPAEVLLPQMDTGVNLQQQDGDTFAHGTHLVVATVSISPDHSEACEQGLASLQDIEGLKENNTVDMVDSVEVSDENTWVKECVGTGSMPMTSFMTGITFSIESSHMCISPLAESSVIPCDSSSIQVDSGYNTQTCGSSIMDTVGAENCRDNNVHSYEAQNKSQLSKTKEFPVLNYKDNQLLRAKSPESQPCFHKVKTYNTLFSQNATCNFSTWKHTNEHQIQGFHKNVRTNSPKILDGESACHSMQ
- the BORA gene encoding protein aurora borealis isoform X2 encodes the protein MGDAKETKMQITPKTPGRATVLNPFESPSDYYSLQEQIVSSPSVFKSTKSSSTPGKFRWSIDQLALINPVEIDSEDIRRQAMYLSHARIDKEMEDKRQKAIEEFFTKSLIVPSPWTDHEGKQVSQFHSTKCIDLNNISPIGRQLTVQPGKSNAACQTVLSLPVDFNLEKILGEYFRTGEFADQSQESLSSSSLRRKLFLDENGSVSECLSLSPQSPCNNPPASLGVLCSIDISPARCRSPVETSSSGQFSSSPIQGGTRAYSLGSITSPTFPERSPANIASPTFSPIAFQIRKTPLSEQRKLTFRSPDVPSAPVSNRMTPPSTRSPYIDGCSPIKNCSPMRLGACRGTAQYQTSLIRIPFTLENHNEEAEDKENALPAEVLLPQMDTGVNLQQQDGDTFAHGTHLVVATVSISPDHSEACEQGLASLQDIEGLKENNTVDMVDSVEVSDENTWVKECVGTGSMPMTSFMTGITFSIESSHMCISPLAESSVIPCDSSSIQVDSGYNTQTCGSSIMDTVGAENCRDNNVHSYEAQNKSQLSKTK